Proteins encoded together in one Deltaproteobacteria bacterium window:
- a CDS encoding 1-(5-phosphoribosyl)-5-((5-phosphoribosylamino)methylideneamino)imidazole-4-carboxamide isomerase (catalyzes the formation of 5-(5-phospho-1-deoxyribulos-1-ylamino)methylideneamino-l-(5-hosphoribosyl)imidazole-4-carboxamide from 1-(5-phosphoribosyl)-5-[(5-phosphoribosylamino)methylideneamino] imidazole-4-carboxamide) yields MIIFPAVDIKGGQCVRLRQGVKDQVTVFSSDPVAMARHWVDLGAEWLHVIDLDGAFDGQPVNASLVGRICAGTGVPVQLGGGIRDLETARAYMDSGVERLIIGTLALQDRDAFAGL; encoded by the coding sequence GTGATCATCTTTCCGGCGGTGGACATTAAGGGTGGCCAATGCGTTCGCCTCAGGCAGGGGGTCAAAGATCAGGTCACGGTGTTTTCGAGCGATCCTGTGGCCATGGCCAGACACTGGGTCGATTTGGGGGCCGAGTGGCTCCATGTCATCGACCTCGATGGGGCCTTTGACGGCCAGCCGGTGAACGCCTCCCTCGTGGGCAGGATCTGCGCCGGGACCGGAGTCCCGGTCCAGCTCGGAGGCGGTATTCGGGATCTGGAGACGGCCCGGGCCTACATGGACAGCGGGGTGGAACGGCTGATCATCGGGACCCTGGCCCTGCAGGACAGGGATGCCTTCGCAGGCCTC
- the hisB gene encoding imidazoleglycerol-phosphate dehydratase HisB, which translates to MRTHTLERKTKETDISLHLELDGDGQNSIRTGFGLADHMLDLMAYWAGFNLRLNCSGDLHVDAHHTLEDVGLSLGTALKEALGDRKGIGRVGWARVPMDEALVEATVDLSGRPYLVYREDCLPEVIAGEEKDVWREFFKALTTTAGMNVHLDFRYGMNGHHLLESSFKGLGLALRQAVARVERGVFSTKGVLQA; encoded by the coding sequence ATGCGCACGCACACCCTGGAGCGGAAGACCAAGGAAACGGACATCAGCCTGCATCTGGAACTGGACGGGGACGGGCAGAACTCCATCCGGACCGGTTTCGGTCTGGCCGACCACATGCTCGACCTCATGGCTTATTGGGCCGGGTTCAACCTCCGCCTGAATTGTTCCGGCGATCTGCATGTGGACGCCCACCACACCCTCGAAGACGTGGGTCTCTCCCTGGGGACGGCCTTGAAGGAGGCCCTGGGCGACCGCAAGGGCATCGGCCGGGTCGGCTGGGCCCGGGTGCCCATGGACGAGGCCCTGGTCGAGGCCACGGTGGACCTGTCAGGAAGGCCGTATCTGGTCTATCGGGAGGATTGCCTGCCGGAGGTGATCGCTGGCGAGGAAAAGGACGTCTGGCGGGAGTTCTTCAAGGCTTTGACGACCACGGCGGGCATGAACGTCCATCTGGATTTTCGATACGGCATGAACGGACATCATCTGCTCGAGTCGTCCTTCAAGGGCCTAGGCTTGGCCCTGCGCCAGGCCGTTGCCAGGGTCGAGCGTGGTGTCTTCAGCACAAAGGGCGTCCTCCAGGCATGA
- the tatC gene encoding twin-arginine translocase subunit TatC, translated as MSTDQEQAKAPESEDSQEAMPFTAHLEELRNRIVRCLIASFVGFLACYGFAKELFDILMRPLVAVMPPDSALIYTGLPEGFFTYIKVAFLAGIFLASPYIFFQLWRFIAPGLYSEERRYLVPVAFFSALFFVSGAMFGYFVVFPFGFEFFMGFATDMIRPMPSLKEYFSFSVKLLFAFGLVFELPLFIFFLARMGMVTSAGLRKKQKYAILVSFIVSAILTPPDMVSQVFMAGPLIILYEASIWVAYYLGKERIERRKKQAEERAAAKLAAREAKAAAKAAKVAAKKSKKSPEKKT; from the coding sequence ATGAGCACGGACCAGGAGCAGGCCAAGGCCCCTGAATCCGAAGATTCCCAGGAGGCCATGCCCTTTACGGCCCATCTGGAGGAACTTCGGAACAGGATTGTCCGCTGCCTGATCGCCTCCTTTGTTGGTTTTCTGGCCTGCTACGGATTCGCCAAGGAACTCTTCGACATACTCATGCGGCCCCTGGTGGCGGTCATGCCCCCGGACAGCGCCCTGATCTACACCGGCCTGCCCGAAGGCTTCTTCACCTACATCAAGGTGGCCTTTCTGGCCGGTATCTTTCTGGCCAGTCCCTACATCTTCTTCCAATTGTGGCGATTCATCGCCCCGGGCCTCTACTCGGAGGAGCGCCGCTACCTGGTGCCGGTGGCTTTTTTCTCGGCCCTGTTTTTCGTGTCCGGGGCCATGTTCGGCTATTTCGTGGTTTTTCCCTTCGGGTTCGAGTTTTTTATGGGCTTTGCCACGGACATGATCCGGCCCATGCCCTCCCTGAAGGAATATTTCAGTTTTTCGGTCAAGCTCCTGTTCGCCTTCGGTCTCGTTTTCGAGCTGCCCCTGTTCATTTTTTTCCTGGCCCGAATGGGCATGGTCACCTCGGCCGGGCTGCGCAAGAAGCAGAAGTACGCCATTCTGGTATCCTTCATCGTTTCGGCCATCCTGACCCCGCCGGATATGGTTTCCCAGGTGTTCATGGCGGGTCCCTTGATCATTCTCTACGAGGCCAGTATCTGGGTGGCCTATTATCTGGGCAAGGAGCGGATCGAGCGCAGAAAAAAACAGGCCGAGGAGCGGGCGGCGGCCAAGCTCGCGGCCAGGGAAGCCAAGGCGGCGGCCAAGGCTGCCAAGGTAGCGGCCAAGAAGTCTAAGAAATCTCCTGAAAAGAAGACATAG
- the tatB gene encoding twin-arginine translocase subunit TatB: protein MFGIGTTELMIILLVALIVIGPKKLPEIAKTLGKAMGEFRRMSNDVKRTIEHEVAQEEKKQTTAQAAKIEAKADKEPETSAESPAASTVEKQEETKDGSK from the coding sequence ATGTTTGGCATCGGCACCACCGAACTGATGATCATCCTGCTGGTGGCTCTCATCGTCATCGGCCCGAAAAAACTTCCGGAAATCGCCAAAACCCTGGGTAAAGCCATGGGCGAGTTCCGTCGCATGAGCAACGACGTCAAAAGGACCATCGAGCACGAGGTGGCCCAAGAAGAGAAGAAACAGACCACGGCCCAGGCGGCCAAGATCGAGGCCAAGGCCGACAAGGAGCCCGAGACCAGCGCTGAATCACCCGCTGCATCGACGGTCGAGAAACAGGAAGAGACCAAGGACGGTTCAAAATGA
- a CDS encoding glutamine-hydrolyzing GMP synthase: MQVQERVIILDFGSQYTQLIARRVREAGIYSEIHPCTISTAELKALDPKALILSGGPSSVTATTSPSLDREILNWGVPVLGICYGMQLLAHLLGGQVSPAHNREYGRSELTLAGDSPLWQGLDRGKALQVWMSHGDKVLSPPPGFTVTARTETVDVAAMSDPSRKLHALQFHPEVAHTEDGNEILRNFLFHVAGLRSTWSMSSFVEGVLRDVPALIGESRVVCGLSGGIDSTVVSVLLHRAIGSRLHCIFVDNGLLRMNEAEEVAGYLREHFDLNLKLVQAQDLFLDRLEGVEDPEEKRKIIGRTFIEVFEAEAKAIENVEFLAQGTLYPDVIESVSFKGPSAVIKSHHNVGGLPEKMALRLVEPLRELFKDEVRKVAQELGLPDYIVWRHPFPGPGLAIRIVGEVTRERLEILRQADRIVHHELMASGWYYKVWQGFAVLLPLKTVGVMGDERTYEHVVALRIVDSVDAMTADWSRVPSEVLARISNRIINEVKGVNRVVLDISSKPPSTIEWE, encoded by the coding sequence ATGCAGGTTCAGGAACGGGTGATCATTCTCGATTTCGGGTCGCAGTACACGCAACTCATCGCCCGCAGGGTGCGGGAGGCCGGGATCTATTCCGAAATCCATCCCTGCACCATCTCCACGGCCGAACTCAAGGCACTGGATCCCAAGGCCCTTATTCTTTCGGGCGGGCCGTCCAGCGTCACGGCCACGACTTCGCCGAGTCTAGATCGGGAAATCCTGAATTGGGGAGTTCCGGTCCTAGGCATCTGCTACGGCATGCAGCTTCTGGCCCATCTCCTGGGAGGGCAGGTTTCTCCGGCCCATAATCGTGAGTACGGTCGGTCGGAACTGACTCTGGCCGGGGACTCGCCCTTGTGGCAGGGCCTGGACCGAGGTAAGGCGTTGCAGGTTTGGATGTCCCACGGAGACAAGGTCCTGTCGCCGCCTCCGGGATTCACAGTCACGGCCAGGACCGAGACAGTGGATGTGGCGGCCATGTCCGATCCGTCCAGGAAGCTCCATGCCCTGCAGTTTCACCCCGAGGTGGCCCATACCGAGGATGGCAACGAGATTCTCCGTAATTTCCTCTTTCATGTGGCCGGGCTGCGTTCGACCTGGTCCATGTCCTCCTTTGTCGAGGGCGTCCTTCGGGACGTTCCGGCCCTGATCGGGGAGTCCAGGGTGGTTTGCGGCCTGAGCGGCGGCATCGACTCCACGGTGGTGTCCGTGCTCCTGCATCGGGCCATTGGCTCAAGGCTCCACTGCATCTTCGTGGACAACGGTCTTTTGCGGATGAACGAGGCCGAGGAAGTGGCCGGGTACCTCCGGGAGCACTTCGACCTGAACCTGAAGTTGGTTCAGGCTCAGGATCTCTTCCTCGATCGTCTGGAAGGTGTCGAAGACCCGGAGGAAAAGCGCAAGATCATCGGCCGAACCTTCATCGAGGTCTTCGAGGCCGAGGCCAAGGCCATCGAAAACGTGGAGTTTCTGGCCCAGGGAACCCTGTACCCGGACGTCATCGAGAGCGTGTCCTTCAAGGGCCCTTCGGCGGTGATCAAAAGCCACCACAACGTGGGCGGGCTGCCGGAAAAGATGGCTCTGCGTCTGGTGGAGCCCCTGCGGGAGCTCTTCAAGGACGAGGTCCGCAAGGTGGCCCAGGAACTTGGCCTGCCGGACTACATCGTCTGGAGGCATCCCTTTCCGGGGCCGGGGCTGGCCATCCGAATCGTCGGCGAGGTGACCCGGGAGCGGCTTGAGATTCTTCGTCAGGCCGATCGGATCGTCCACCACGAGCTCATGGCATCGGGCTGGTACTACAAGGTCTGGCAGGGATTCGCCGTGCTTTTGCCTTTGAAGACCGTGGGGGTCATGGGCGACGAGCGGACCTACGAGCATGTGGTGGCCCTGCGGATCGTTGACAGTGTGGATGCCATGACCGCAGACTGGAGCCGGGTCCCGTCCGAAGTCCTGGCCAGAATTTCGAACCGGATCATCAACGAGGTCAAGGGCGTTAATCGGGTGGTTCTGGACATTTCCTCCAAGCCGCCGAGTACCATCGAGTGGGAATGA
- the guaB gene encoding IMP dehydrogenase, producing the protein MDKIVGTGLTFDDVLLLPRYSEVLPDQVNISTLVTPEISLNVPLLSAAMDTVTESRMAIYLARAGGIGVIHKNMSIERQRLEVEKVKKSESGMIIDPIVVAPGDTVGKVLELMEGYRISGLPVVESDLLVGIVTNRDVRFVTDPSIKVSEVMTSEHLVTVPVGIGQEEAKRLLHENRIEKLLVVDDAGKLKGLLTIKDIEKVRKYPNACKDGHGRLRVGAAVGVGGDRDERVAALLSAGVDLIVLDSAHGHSRNIIRSAEAIKSAFPQCQLVAGNVATADGAEALIKAGVDGVKVGIGPGSICTTRVVAGVGVPQLTAIMESAKVCRRFGRTLIADGGVKFSGDVVKALAAGANSVMMGSMLAGTDESPGETILYQGRTYKIYRGMGSIDAMRAGSGDRYFQDKTESHKLVPEGIVGRVPYKGPVMDTLDQILGGLRSGMGYLGCPTLADLQEHAQFVRISPAGLRESHVHDVIITKEAPNYRVEGNN; encoded by the coding sequence ATGGACAAGATTGTTGGCACGGGTTTGACCTTCGATGACGTTCTTCTCCTTCCCAGGTACTCCGAGGTCCTGCCGGACCAAGTCAACATCTCCACCTTGGTCACGCCCGAGATTTCTCTGAACGTGCCCCTGTTGAGCGCGGCCATGGATACGGTGACCGAGTCTAGAATGGCCATCTATCTGGCCCGGGCCGGGGGCATAGGGGTCATCCACAAGAATATGTCCATCGAGCGGCAGCGTCTGGAGGTGGAAAAGGTCAAGAAGTCCGAGAGCGGGATGATCATCGACCCCATCGTGGTCGCTCCGGGGGACACGGTGGGCAAGGTTCTCGAACTCATGGAGGGTTACCGCATCTCCGGTCTGCCGGTGGTGGAAAGCGATCTCCTCGTGGGCATCGTCACCAACCGGGACGTCCGGTTCGTGACGGATCCCTCGATCAAGGTCAGCGAGGTCATGACCAGCGAACACCTGGTGACCGTGCCGGTGGGCATCGGCCAGGAAGAGGCTAAGCGTCTTCTGCACGAAAACAGGATCGAAAAGTTGCTCGTGGTCGACGACGCGGGCAAGCTCAAGGGCCTTTTGACCATCAAAGACATCGAGAAGGTCCGCAAGTACCCAAACGCCTGCAAGGACGGCCACGGACGGCTCAGAGTCGGGGCGGCCGTGGGAGTCGGCGGTGACCGGGACGAGCGGGTGGCGGCCCTGTTGTCGGCCGGGGTGGATTTGATCGTCCTTGACTCCGCCCATGGCCATTCCCGAAATATTATCCGTTCGGCGGAGGCCATCAAGTCGGCCTTTCCGCAATGTCAGCTGGTTGCCGGAAACGTGGCCACTGCCGACGGGGCCGAGGCTCTGATCAAGGCCGGGGTGGATGGGGTCAAGGTCGGCATCGGGCCAGGCTCCATCTGCACGACCCGGGTGGTGGCCGGAGTGGGAGTGCCCCAGCTCACGGCCATCATGGAGTCGGCCAAGGTCTGCCGCCGCTTCGGTCGGACCCTCATCGCCGACGGAGGTGTCAAGTTCTCCGGTGATGTGGTCAAGGCCCTGGCCGCCGGGGCCAATTCGGTCATGATGGGCAGCATGCTGGCCGGAACGGATGAGAGTCCGGGAGAGACCATCCTCTACCAGGGCCGGACCTACAAGATTTATCGGGGCATGGGTTCCATCGACGCCATGAGGGCCGGTAGCGGTGACCGCTATTTCCAGGACAAGACCGAGAGCCACAAGCTGGTGCCCGAGGGTATTGTCGGACGGGTACCCTACAAGGGCCCGGTCATGGATACTCTGGATCAGATCCTTGGAGGCCTCCGTTCGGGCATGGGCTACTTGGGCTGCCCGACATTGGCTGATCTCCAGGAACACGCCCAGTTCGTGCGCATTTCCCCGGCCGGACTCCGGGAAAGCCATGTCCATGACGTCATCATCACCAAGGAAGCCCCCAACTACAGGGTTGAAGGCAACAATTAG
- a CDS encoding ABC transporter ATP-binding protein, with product MLEVKSIDTFYGNIQALEDVSISVEQGEIITLIGANGAGKTTTLMSICGVVPPRSGDIVFEGRSLTGKTADAIVAMGVSQVPEGRLIFPYLTVMENLDMGAYLRRDKIGIKQDLDMVFGLFPILAKRRHQAGGTLSGGEQQMLAISRALMARPRLLLLDEPSLGLAPLVIRQIFEIISQLNTEHGTTIFLVEQNANQALKVAHRGYVMENGRVTMVDTAQNLLANEDVKKAYLGL from the coding sequence ATGCTTGAGGTCAAATCCATCGACACCTTCTACGGCAACATCCAGGCCCTTGAAGACGTGTCCATCAGCGTCGAGCAAGGCGAGATCATCACCCTGATCGGTGCCAACGGGGCCGGCAAGACCACGACCCTCATGTCCATCTGCGGGGTGGTTCCTCCACGGTCCGGCGATATCGTCTTTGAAGGCCGCTCCCTGACGGGAAAGACGGCTGACGCCATCGTGGCCATGGGGGTTTCCCAGGTTCCCGAGGGCAGGCTCATTTTTCCCTACCTGACGGTCATGGAGAACCTCGACATGGGAGCCTATCTGCGTCGAGACAAGATCGGCATCAAGCAGGATCTGGACATGGTTTTTGGCCTCTTCCCCATCCTGGCCAAACGGAGACACCAGGCCGGGGGGACGCTCAGCGGCGGGGAACAGCAGATGCTGGCCATATCCAGGGCGTTGATGGCCAGGCCGAGGCTCCTCCTCTTGGACGAACCGTCCCTTGGACTGGCTCCGCTGGTCATCAGGCAGATTTTTGAAATCATCTCCCAATTGAACACCGAACATGGCACTACGATCTTCCTCGTGGAGCAGAACGCCAACCAGGCCCTGAAGGTAGCCCACAGGGGATATGTCATGGAGAACGGCCGGGTGACCATGGTCGACACGGCCCAAAATCTCCTGGCCAACGAGGACGTCAAGAAGGCCTACCTCGGACTCTAA
- a CDS encoding ABC transporter ATP-binding protein, with the protein MNTATTMLDVQGLAMDFGGLRALDGVSLRVDRGEIVALIGPNGAGKTTFFNCITGIYVPTDGDIFIRSRKGDRKRINGMKPNLVTAQGMARTFQNIRLFPNMTVLENVMIGRHSRTRSGILGAVLRGPTTMREEQATVDASYHLLEKVGLERFVNETACNLPYGAQRRLEIARAMATDPFLLLLDEPAAGMNPQETASLNVLIRKIRDEEDISILLIEHDMKVVMSLSDRVYVMEYGQGIAVGTPQEIAKDPRVIKAYLGEDADA; encoded by the coding sequence ATGAATACTGCAACGACCATGCTGGACGTCCAGGGTCTGGCCATGGACTTTGGAGGCCTTCGGGCCCTGGACGGGGTTTCCCTCCGGGTCGACCGTGGGGAGATCGTGGCCCTGATCGGGCCCAACGGAGCCGGCAAGACTACCTTCTTTAACTGCATCACGGGCATCTATGTCCCGACGGATGGGGACATCTTTATCCGGTCGCGCAAGGGAGACAGAAAACGGATCAACGGGATGAAACCAAATCTGGTCACTGCCCAGGGCATGGCCAGAACCTTCCAAAACATCCGGTTGTTCCCAAACATGACGGTCCTGGAGAACGTCATGATCGGCCGTCACTCCCGGACCAGAAGCGGGATTCTCGGTGCGGTCCTCCGGGGCCCTACGACGATGCGCGAGGAACAGGCCACGGTGGACGCCAGCTATCATCTCCTGGAAAAGGTCGGCCTGGAGCGCTTCGTGAACGAGACGGCCTGCAATCTTCCCTATGGGGCTCAGCGCCGTCTTGAGATAGCTCGGGCCATGGCCACGGACCCATTCCTTCTTCTGCTGGACGAGCCGGCCGCGGGCATGAACCCGCAGGAGACGGCCAGCCTGAATGTTCTGATCCGAAAGATCAGGGACGAAGAGGACATCTCCATCCTGCTCATTGAACACGACATGAAGGTGGTTATGAGCCTGTCGGACCGAGTCTATGTCATGGAGTACGGACAGGGCATCGCCGTCGGCACCCCGCAGGAGATCGCCAAGGATCCACGGGTGATCAAGGCCTATCTGGGGGAGGACGCCGATGCTTGA
- a CDS encoding branched-chain amino acid ABC transporter permease: protein MNGLKKSLLVSIWFMFLTFPIMVIRVNTVNKTIEWRWENVLWIGLGSFVLSFVWRYLMERRNRGGSSDGDQGGKVQTMIRQIMTQPRFFLPAGAFLLAAAAVFPLITSTYQVNIMITALIYVMLGLGLNIVVGLAGLLDLGYVAFYAVGAYTYALLNYHFGLGFWLVLPLGGALGALFGILLGFPVLRLRGDYLAIVTLGFGEIIRLILENWNEFSQGPSGIANISRPGFFGMEMGVTQASVYIYYLMIAMVIVTIFVVNRLQDSRIGRAWMALREDEIACQAMGIDKMKTKLMAFSLGATWAGFAGVIFAAKTTFINPASFTFLESAIILSIVVLGGMGSILGVILAAFIMILLPEYLRAFSEYRMLIFGAAMVLMMVFRPQGLISTPKRHYTYKGQAKETGAKA, encoded by the coding sequence ATGAACGGTCTCAAGAAATCCCTTCTCGTCTCCATCTGGTTCATGTTTCTGACCTTTCCGATAATGGTCATTCGGGTGAACACGGTCAACAAGACCATCGAGTGGCGATGGGAAAACGTCCTTTGGATCGGCCTGGGGAGCTTTGTCCTGTCCTTTGTCTGGCGGTACCTCATGGAGCGCCGGAATCGAGGCGGGTCCTCGGACGGGGACCAGGGGGGCAAAGTCCAGACGATGATCAGGCAGATCATGACCCAGCCAAGATTTTTCCTGCCGGCCGGGGCATTTCTTCTGGCCGCGGCCGCGGTCTTTCCGCTGATCACGTCAACCTATCAGGTGAACATCATGATCACGGCCCTCATCTACGTCATGCTGGGCCTGGGACTGAACATCGTGGTCGGGCTGGCCGGGCTGCTCGATCTGGGCTATGTGGCCTTCTACGCCGTGGGGGCCTATACCTACGCCCTGCTGAACTACCACTTCGGACTCGGATTCTGGTTGGTTCTGCCCCTGGGCGGAGCTCTGGGGGCCCTGTTCGGCATCTTGCTGGGCTTTCCGGTCCTCAGGCTGCGGGGGGATTACCTGGCCATCGTCACCCTGGGCTTCGGCGAGATCATCCGCCTGATCCTTGAAAACTGGAACGAGTTCTCCCAGGGCCCGAGCGGCATCGCCAACATAAGCCGCCCGGGCTTCTTCGGCATGGAGATGGGCGTGACTCAGGCCTCAGTCTACATCTATTATCTGATGATCGCCATGGTCATCGTGACCATCTTCGTGGTCAACCGCCTGCAGGACTCGCGGATCGGCCGGGCCTGGATGGCCTTGCGCGAGGACGAGATCGCCTGTCAGGCCATGGGCATCGACAAGATGAAGACCAAGCTGATGGCTTTTTCCCTGGGGGCGACCTGGGCGGGCTTTGCCGGGGTCATCTTCGCCGCCAAGACGACGTTCATCAATCCGGCCAGCTTCACCTTTCTGGAATCGGCTATTATCCTCTCAATCGTCGTTCTGGGCGGCATGGGATCCATCCTCGGTGTTATCCTGGCGGCATTCATCATGATCCTGCTTCCGGAATATCTGCGGGCTTTTTCCGAATATCGGATGCTCATTTTTGGAGCAGCCATGGTCCTGATGATGGTCTTTCGACCCCAGGGCCTCATTTCCACCCCGAAACGACACTACACCTACAAGGGCCAGGCCAAAGAGACCGGCGCCAAGGCCTAG
- a CDS encoding branched-chain amino acid ABC transporter permease LivH (LivHMGF is the membrane component of the LIV-I/LS branched-chain amino acid transporter), which translates to MDYFWELFFGGLTRGAIYALIALGYTMVYGIIELINFAHGEIYMIGAFTALIVAGVLSMMGFSGISILVLASLVAVIYSMSYGFTLEKIAYRPLRHAPRLSPLISAIGMSIFLQNYVLLAQTSDFLPFPRLIPKFEFMKPYYSTMAESDLLIILVAAVAMILLTMLIKFTKMGKAMRATAQNRKMAMLVGVNVDRIISTTFIIGSALAALGGVLIASHIGQINFYIGFIAGIKAFTAAVLGGIGSIPGAVLGSLVLGWTESFGTGYISSDYEDVFAFSLLVLILIFRPAGILGRSTTQKV; encoded by the coding sequence ATGGACTATTTCTGGGAACTTTTCTTCGGCGGTCTGACCAGGGGAGCCATCTACGCGCTCATCGCTCTGGGCTACACCATGGTCTACGGCATCATCGAACTGATCAATTTCGCTCACGGCGAGATCTACATGATCGGAGCCTTCACGGCTCTGATCGTGGCCGGGGTCCTGTCCATGATGGGCTTCAGCGGGATATCGATCCTGGTCCTGGCCTCACTGGTGGCGGTCATCTATTCCATGTCCTACGGCTTCACCCTGGAAAAGATCGCCTACCGGCCCCTGCGGCATGCCCCGAGGCTGTCCCCCCTGATCAGCGCCATCGGCATGTCCATTTTCCTGCAGAACTACGTCCTGCTGGCCCAGACCTCCGACTTCCTGCCCTTTCCTCGGCTGATCCCCAAGTTCGAGTTCATGAAGCCCTACTACAGCACCATGGCCGAATCGGATCTGCTCATCATCCTGGTGGCGGCGGTGGCCATGATTCTTCTGACCATGCTCATCAAGTTCACCAAGATGGGCAAGGCCATGCGGGCCACGGCCCAGAACCGGAAGATGGCCATGCTCGTGGGGGTCAACGTGGACCGCATCATCTCAACGACCTTCATCATCGGTTCGGCCCTGGCCGCTTTGGGGGGGGTGCTCATCGCCTCGCACATCGGGCAGATCAATTTCTACATCGGATTCATCGCCGGCATCAAAGCCTTTACCGCGGCCGTGCTCGGCGGGATCGGATCCATTCCCGGGGCGGTTCTGGGCAGTCTGGTCCTGGGCTGGACCGAGAGCTTCGGAACCGGGTACATCTCAAGCGACTATGAGGATGTCTTCGCCTTTTCACTGCTGGTCCTGATCCTCATTTTCAGGCCGGCGGGCATCCTGGGGCGCTCGACCACCCAGAAGGTCTGA
- a CDS encoding branched-chain amino acid ABC transporter substrate-binding protein produces MKSSLRALLGRFVLAAFCLGCLAGPALAQDTIILGVAGAHSGDLASYGLPTLNAAKLVADKYNAQGGVLGKKIVVVAQDDQCKPEMATNAATKLVSDKADVILGHICSGATKAAMGIYRDAKKVCMSPSATNPPLTQSGEYPNFFRTIAPDNDQAKVAVDFIIDKLGAKKIAIIHDKGDYGKGFATFVQDYLTGKGEVVLFEGVTPGAVDYSAVVQKVGRSKPDCVVFGGYHPEASKIVGTMRKKNMDTPFLSDDGVKDDTFIKVAGPDAEGVYATGPKDISSNPLYKVARDEHQAAFGSEPGAFFDQAYTAALALLNAIEKSGGTDYDKLVTALRTEYVDTPIGKIKFDDKGDAEGAGFSVYQVQNGVYKELN; encoded by the coding sequence ATGAAAAGTTCGTTGCGTGCCTTGCTGGGCAGGTTCGTCCTGGCCGCCTTCTGCCTCGGGTGTCTGGCCGGTCCGGCTTTGGCCCAGGACACGATTATCCTTGGCGTTGCCGGAGCCCACAGCGGTGACCTGGCCTCCTATGGCCTGCCGACCCTGAATGCCGCCAAGCTTGTGGCCGACAAGTACAATGCTCAGGGTGGTGTGCTGGGCAAGAAAATCGTGGTCGTGGCCCAGGACGATCAGTGCAAGCCCGAGATGGCCACCAACGCGGCCACCAAGCTGGTCTCCGACAAGGCCGACGTCATCCTTGGCCACATTTGCAGCGGGGCAACCAAGGCGGCCATGGGCATCTACCGCGACGCCAAGAAGGTCTGCATGTCCCCCTCGGCCACTAATCCGCCCCTCACCCAGAGTGGCGAGTACCCGAACTTTTTCCGGACCATCGCCCCTGACAATGACCAGGCCAAGGTCGCCGTTGACTTCATTATTGACAAACTCGGGGCCAAGAAGATCGCCATCATCCATGACAAAGGTGACTACGGCAAGGGATTCGCCACCTTTGTCCAGGACTATCTGACCGGTAAGGGCGAAGTCGTTCTTTTTGAAGGCGTGACCCCCGGGGCCGTCGACTACTCGGCCGTAGTCCAAAAGGTCGGCCGGTCCAAGCCAGACTGCGTGGTCTTTGGCGGCTACCATCCCGAGGCCTCCAAGATCGTCGGCACCATGCGCAAGAAGAACATGGACACCCCGTTCCTGTCCGACGACGGCGTCAAGGATGACACCTTCATCAAGGTGGCCGGTCCGGATGCCGAGGGCGTGTACGCCACCGGTCCCAAGGACATTTCGAGCAATCCCCTGTACAAAGTGGCCCGCGACGAGCATCAGGCCGCCTTCGGGTCCGAGCCGGGCGCCTTTTTCGACCAGGCCTACACTGCGGCCCTGGCCCTGCTGAACGCCATCGAGAAGTCCGGCGGTACCGACTATGACAAGCTGGTCACGGCCCTGCGCACCGAGTACGTCGACACCCCCATCGGCAAGATCAAGTTCGACGACAAGGGCGACGCCGAAGGGGCCGGTTTCTCGGTCTATCAGGTCCAGAATGGGGTCTACAAGGAACTCAACTAG